The following proteins are co-located in the Brevibacillus laterosporus DSM 25 genome:
- the rarD gene encoding EamA family transporter RarD, giving the protein MQNEQRVGILYAIAAYAMWGFLPIYWKSVSFIPPGEILAHRILWSMIFSIVLVGLSKKWKRVMEFMKKPRSLLLFLLASVLISANWMIYIWAVNSGHIVETSLGYYINPLLNVALGMLFFRERLDFWQLISLLFAAVGVCWMAINFGQLPWISLSLALSFGIYGVVKKLIQTDSITSLTLETVPVALISFVYICWLQSQGVGSFGMADWGTDLLLIGSGIATAMPLLAFASAAQRISLSTLGFIQYLAPTIQLAIAVFIYKESFTDSHLLSFVCIWIALVLYTLSRTSIMQAWQPSFFKRRIEKRT; this is encoded by the coding sequence ATGCAGAATGAACAGAGAGTAGGAATTCTTTATGCAATAGCGGCATATGCCATGTGGGGCTTCCTGCCAATTTATTGGAAAAGTGTCAGTTTTATACCACCGGGAGAGATTTTAGCTCATCGCATTTTATGGTCAATGATTTTTTCCATCGTGCTAGTAGGACTAAGCAAGAAGTGGAAACGGGTTATGGAATTTATGAAGAAACCTAGGAGTCTACTGCTTTTTTTACTTGCTTCCGTCTTAATTAGTGCGAACTGGATGATTTACATATGGGCAGTCAATTCCGGTCATATTGTAGAGACAAGTCTGGGATACTATATTAATCCTCTACTTAATGTTGCGTTAGGGATGCTATTTTTCCGAGAACGATTAGATTTCTGGCAACTTATTTCGTTACTTTTTGCGGCAGTAGGCGTATGCTGGATGGCTATTAATTTTGGACAGCTTCCTTGGATTTCTCTTTCTTTAGCATTGTCATTTGGTATTTATGGTGTCGTTAAGAAGCTGATTCAAACAGACTCGATTACTTCATTAACACTAGAGACGGTTCCGGTTGCCCTGATTTCGTTTGTATATATCTGCTGGTTACAAAGTCAGGGTGTTGGGTCGTTTGGCATGGCAGACTGGGGAACGGATTTATTGCTCATAGGTTCGGGAATAGCTACGGCAATGCCGCTTCTTGCATTTGCTTCAGCGGCACAACGTATTTCCCTTTCTACATTAGGCTTCATTCAATACCTAGCCCCTACGATCCAATTGGCGATTGCGGTATTTATATATAAAGAGTCGTTTACAGATAGCCACCTTTTAAGCTTTGTTTGCATTTGGATAGCGCTTGTTCTATATACGCTTTCCCGAACTTCAATCATGCAAGCATGGCAACCATCGTTTTTTAAACGGCGTATCGAAAAGCGGACATAA
- a CDS encoding DUF7667 family protein — protein MWIVHQRMAELWFINKTGELTDSEMTEMSHCLSTNAQRAWEIAKLKNLSLIASMTNDTGWQHELCSRIEKIEELKKE, from the coding sequence ATGTGGATCGTTCACCAACGTATGGCAGAGCTTTGGTTTATCAATAAGACAGGGGAGCTTACCGACTCGGAAATGACAGAAATGAGTCATTGCTTGAGTACAAACGCTCAAAGAGCTTGGGAGATTGCAAAACTCAAAAACTTATCCTTGATCGCCAGTATGACCAACGACACGGGATGGCAGCACGAACTATGCTCAAGGATAGAGAAAATAGAGGAGTTGAAAAAGGAATAA
- a CDS encoding helix-turn-helix transcriptional regulator, with protein MICYLKTILIMLDMSQQELADILGVSRNTITSLARNKSMPNLALAYDIVDVLNARAAEQGLQKQWTVEQIWDRKKSQLDM; from the coding sequence ATGATCTGCTATCTAAAAACGATCCTAATCATGTTGGACATGTCGCAGCAGGAGTTGGCTGATATACTTGGAGTTAGCCGAAATACCATCACAAGCCTTGCGAGGAATAAGTCAATGCCTAATCTAGCGTTGGCTTACGACATAGTAGATGTATTGAATGCACGAGCTGCTGAACAGGGATTACAAAAGCAATGGACAGTTGAACAAATTTGGGACAGAAAAAAATCACAGTTGGACATGTAA